A DNA window from Gammaproteobacteria bacterium contains the following coding sequences:
- the frr gene encoding ribosome recycling factor, with amino-acid sequence MVNDIKKNATERMQKSLDSLKSELAKLRTGRAHPSLLEHITVEYYGNQAPLSQAANITASDARTLTVTPWDKNMVQPIEKAILTSDLGLNPTTSGAVIRVPLPPLTEERRRDMIKVVRAEAEHGRVAIRNVRRDANNELKALLKDKKISEDEERRAQEEVQKLTDKYITETDKLLEVKEKELMEV; translated from the coding sequence ATGGTCAACGATATTAAAAAAAATGCCACCGAACGCATGCAGAAAAGCCTGGACTCGCTCAAGTCCGAGCTTGCCAAACTACGCACCGGCCGCGCCCATCCCAGCCTGCTCGAGCACATCACCGTAGAGTATTACGGAAACCAGGCGCCGCTCAGCCAGGCGGCGAATATCACTGCCTCCGATGCGCGCACGCTGACCGTCACGCCGTGGGACAAAAATATGGTCCAGCCGATTGAGAAGGCCATACTCACGTCCGATCTTGGACTCAACCCGACGACTTCCGGCGCGGTCATCCGTGTGCCGTTACCGCCGCTGACCGAAGAGCGCCGCCGCGACATGATTAAGGTGGTGCGCGCCGAGGCGGAGCACGGGCGGGTCGCCATCCGTAACGTCCGCCGCGACGCCAACAACGAGCTCAAAGCCCTGCTCAAGGACAAAAAAATCTCCGAGGATGAAGAGCGCCGCGCGCAAGAAGAGGTTCAAAAACTGACCGACAAATACATCACCGAGACCGACAAGCTGTTGGAGGTCAAGGAGAAGGAGCTGATGGAGGTATGA
- a CDS encoding isoprenyl transferase produces the protein MTSAAGALPHHIAIVMDGNGRWAKQRRLPRIAGHRAGQEAVRRAVRGCAERGVQALTLFAFSSENWRRPEQEVGLLMELFLKAFQSEVGDLHKNSIRVRVIGERSAFAPDLQREIEAAEQLTQANTGLNLVIAANYGGRWDITRAARQIACRVEQGRLCAEQVTTELLASCMALHDLPEPDLFIRTAGEQRISNFLLWQLAYTELYFTDTLWPDFDVPDLEQALAAYASRQRRFGYTGDQIAESKQGA, from the coding sequence ATGACATCTGCCGCTGGCGCTCTTCCTCATCATATAGCCATCGTCATGGATGGTAACGGGCGCTGGGCGAAACAGCGCAGACTGCCGCGTATCGCCGGGCACCGGGCGGGCCAGGAGGCCGTGCGCAGGGCCGTGCGTGGCTGTGCCGAGCGGGGCGTCCAGGCACTCACCCTGTTCGCCTTCAGCAGCGAAAACTGGCGCCGCCCCGAGCAGGAAGTAGGCCTGCTGATGGAATTGTTCCTCAAGGCCTTTCAGAGCGAGGTGGGGGATCTGCACAAGAATTCGATTCGAGTGCGCGTCATCGGCGAGCGCAGCGCCTTCGCTCCGGACTTGCAGCGGGAGATCGAGGCGGCGGAACAACTGACCCAGGCCAACACCGGCCTCAACCTCGTCATCGCCGCCAATTACGGCGGCCGCTGGGACATCACCCGGGCGGCGCGGCAGATCGCCTGCCGGGTCGAGCAGGGGCGGCTCTGCGCCGAACAGGTGACGACGGAGCTGCTGGCGTCGTGTATGGCGCTGCATGATCTGCCCGAGCCCGATCTGTTTATCCGTACCGCGGGCGAACAACGCATCAGCAACTTTCTGTTGTGGCAGCTTGCCTATACCGAGCTGTATTTTACGGATACCTTGTGGCCCGATTTTGACGTCCCCGATCTGGAACAGGCCTTGGCCGCCTATGCCAGCCGGCAGCGCCGATTCGGTTACACCGGCGACCAAATCGCGGAGTCCAAACAAGGTGCTTAA
- the pyrH gene encoding UMP kinase, which yields MTSTTGKPNATPGYRRILLKLSGEALMGAEDYGIDPAVIGRVAGEIRELLTMGVQVAVVIGGGNIFRGAGLAASGLDRVTADQMGMLATVMNALAMQDALERLGVEVRVMSAIKMRQVCEDYAVRRALRHLEQGRLVILAAGTGNPFFTTDSAASLRGIELHVQLVIKATKVDGVYSADPMKHADAIYYPRLTYDQVLERKLMVMDVAAMTLCRDYKLPLRVFNMNKAGALKRVVMGEDEGTLVTV from the coding sequence ATGACATCTACTACCGGCAAACCCAACGCCACTCCCGGCTACCGGCGCATATTGCTAAAGCTGAGCGGCGAGGCGCTGATGGGGGCGGAAGACTACGGCATAGATCCCGCCGTGATCGGCCGCGTCGCCGGCGAGATCCGCGAGCTGCTCACGATGGGCGTGCAGGTGGCCGTGGTGATCGGCGGCGGCAACATCTTTCGCGGGGCGGGTCTGGCGGCGAGCGGGCTGGACCGCGTTACCGCCGATCAGATGGGCATGCTCGCCACGGTCATGAATGCGCTCGCCATGCAGGATGCGTTGGAGCGGCTGGGGGTCGAGGTGCGCGTCATGTCTGCGATCAAGATGCGTCAAGTCTGCGAGGACTACGCCGTGCGCCGCGCGCTGCGGCACCTAGAACAAGGCCGTCTGGTGATCCTCGCGGCCGGCACCGGGAATCCCTTTTTCACCACCGACTCGGCGGCCAGCCTGCGCGGAATAGAGTTGCACGTGCAACTGGTCATCAAGGCCACCAAGGTGGACGGCGTCTATTCGGCCGACCCGATGAAGCACGCCGACGCCATTTACTATCCGCGCCTGACCTATGATCAAGTCCTGGAGCGCAAGCTCATGGTCATGGATGTCGCTGCGATGACCCTGTGTCGCGACTACAAACTTCCCCTGCGCGTATTTAATATGAACAAAGCCGGCGCATTGAAGCGAGTGGTGATGGGCGAAGACGAAGGCACGTTAGTAACGGTTTAG